A window of the Acidobacteriota bacterium genome harbors these coding sequences:
- a CDS encoding DUF1549 domain-containing protein, with amino-acid sequence MKQVGNILAWVLLTASMLSAQEQGKPREARPEALSPEKFSEAHGSLFDRPKSNEAAELTDRLLGSEPGSQPGTVKRRNFIDDHIFGKMERDGVPHARPASDIEFLRRVTLDLTGRIPTRTEVRAFLADKDPDKRDTLIDRLLDGEEYVEKWAYHFMDLFRANGKMGRGQHLFHFWMKQNLRADRPYDQVAYDIISASAKSNHVVAASNVIAREHIQGAPQPKDGDDLGMVHQLDTHDELAIHYAKIFMGLNLSCISCHDGQGHLEEVNVWLSTKSRAEFFQLAAFLGRSRYQMYFENGQPQSGEFLLDDGSPGYDTEGESMVRVARLGGPDNPVFLLSGEEPQPGEEPREALGRILTAHPQFARGTVNRFWAKLMGFGIVEPFDEFDLLRQDPDNLPEGWELQPSHPELLEELARSFRESNYSIKELMRTITRSSAYRLSARFQGEWSDSYAPYFARKFVRRLGAEELHDAIALATDRPGDFKFGDNKVGLTLKLAGPPGARDVRTFLRTFGQSDRNTPPREVPGSLLHPLALMQSPVVTDRVIAKEDSRLKKLLDSYDNDRVVDEMFLGTLSRPPSSEEKTVALAALNTDRVSGAENLQWALINSVEFFFNY; translated from the coding sequence ATGAAGCAGGTCGGAAATATACTTGCATGGGTGCTGCTGACAGCTTCGATGCTGTCGGCGCAGGAACAAGGCAAGCCGCGCGAGGCTCGTCCCGAGGCCCTAAGCCCGGAGAAGTTTTCCGAGGCGCATGGTTCCTTGTTCGACCGTCCCAAGTCGAACGAAGCGGCGGAGTTGACGGATCGGCTGCTCGGGTCCGAACCGGGCTCGCAGCCGGGCACCGTAAAGCGGCGGAACTTCATTGACGATCACATCTTCGGAAAGATGGAGCGCGATGGCGTGCCGCATGCGCGGCCGGCGTCGGACATCGAGTTCCTGCGGCGCGTCACGCTCGACTTGACAGGGCGCATCCCGACTCGGACGGAAGTGCGTGCCTTCCTGGCGGACAAGGATCCAGACAAACGAGACACGCTGATCGACCGGTTGCTCGACGGCGAAGAGTACGTGGAGAAGTGGGCCTACCACTTCATGGACCTGTTTCGCGCCAACGGCAAGATGGGACGCGGTCAACACCTCTTCCACTTCTGGATGAAGCAGAACCTGCGCGCCGACAGGCCCTACGACCAGGTTGCCTACGACATCATCTCGGCATCGGCCAAGAGCAACCACGTGGTGGCTGCCTCGAACGTGATCGCGCGGGAGCACATCCAGGGGGCGCCGCAGCCCAAGGACGGTGACGACCTCGGCATGGTGCATCAGCTCGATACCCACGATGAGCTGGCGATTCACTACGCCAAGATCTTCATGGGACTGAACCTGTCCTGCATTTCATGCCACGACGGGCAAGGACACCTCGAGGAGGTGAACGTCTGGCTGAGCACCAAGAGTCGGGCGGAGTTCTTCCAACTGGCTGCTTTCCTGGGCCGTTCGCGGTATCAGATGTATTTCGAGAACGGCCAGCCGCAGTCGGGGGAGTTTCTACTGGATGACGGCAGTCCCGGCTACGATACCGAGGGCGAGAGCATGGTTCGCGTCGCACGGCTGGGCGGGCCGGATAATCCGGTGTTCCTGCTGAGCGGCGAAGAGCCGCAGCCCGGCGAGGAACCGCGCGAGGCGCTGGGACGGATATTGACCGCGCACCCTCAGTTCGCTCGCGGCACGGTGAACCGCTTCTGGGCCAAGTTGATGGGCTTCGGGATCGTCGAGCCGTTCGACGAGTTCGATTTGCTGCGACAGGACCCGGACAACCTGCCCGAAGGCTGGGAGTTGCAGCCGTCGCACCCCGAGTTGCTGGAAGAGTTGGCCCGGAGTTTTCGCGAGAGCAACTACAGCATCAAGGAGTTGATGCGAACGATCACCAGGTCGAGCGCCTACCGGTTGTCGGCACGGTTCCAGGGTGAATGGAGTGATTCGTACGCGCCGTACTTCGCACGCAAGTTCGTGCGGCGGCTGGGTGCCGAGGAGCTGCACGACGCGATTGCCCTGGCTACCGACCGCCCCGGGGACTTCAAGTTTGGGGATAACAAGGTGGGGCTGACATTGAAGCTGGCCGGGCCTCCGGGCGCCCGCGATGTGCGCACGTTCCTGCGGACGTTCGGCCAGTCGGACCGCAATACGCCGCCTCGGGAGGTTCCCGGTTCGCTGCTGCATCCGTTGGCCCTGATGCAGTCGCCGGTGGTGACGGATCGGGTCATCGCCAAGGAAGACAGCCGCCTGAAGAAGCTGCTCGACAGCTACGACAACGATCGGGTGGTCGACGAGATGTTCCTGGGGACGCTTTCGCGTCCACCGTCGAGCGAGGAGAAAACGGTTGCTCTGGCGGCCTTGAACACGGACCGGGTCAGCGGAGCGGAAAACCTGCAGTGGGCGCTGATCAATAGCGTGGAGTTCTTCTTCAATTACTAG